The window CATGGTAGATACTTTTTATCTAAAACAAGACAACACAGCTCTTATAAACTATATCTATCAGCAAAATGGTGTAAAGATATATTCTGACATGGTTAAAGTGCGAATAGCACTTGATACAGGGCAGGTGGTTGGCTTTGACGCAACAGCATATTATATGTCTCATACAAACAGAAAAATTCCAAAACCAGCAATAACTGAAGCACAAGCAAGAAGACTTATGAGCAGAAATTTTGATGTTCAAAGTGTTTCACTTAGCATAATTCCACTTGAGTCAGGCAGAGAAGTATTCACGTACGAATTTATGGAAAAATACGATAGAAAATATTTTGCAGAATATATCAATGCAATCACAGGCAGAGAAGAAAACATCTTAGAGATAATAAAAGACCCAAATGGTATCCTCTCGATGTAAAGTATGAAAAATAATAAAAAGAGACTCATTTGGGCATATTAAAAATTGCGGTGATAAAACCGCAAAGGGGGGTTAGCCTTGGCAAGGCAAAAGATTATGTCAGAAGAGCTTAAAATGGAGATAGCAAGAGAACTTGGAGTGTACGACGTTGTCGCAAAGTATGGTTGGGGAGAGGTAAAATCTCGCGACTGTGGAAACATCGTCAGAAAAGCTATCGAGATGGCAGAAAAGGCCTTGAAAGAAAGGCAATAACCCCCTTTTGAAAGAGGGGAGCTGTGGCAACATCTTTTGCTACAGTTCCCTTTTGATATGTTTTTTAAGGTTTAATAATTTCAAACCTGTTGATAATAATATTTCAGAAGAGAGTTTCTATGAAGGAGAGATAGGAATGTTTAAGATTCACACAGACCTTGCCCTTGAAACAAGAGAGATTGTTCAAAAGGGTTTGGGAAGAGAAATTGAGGGTGTTGAAGTTGAAGAAAGAGGAGAATTTGATGAAAAAATAAAGATAACAAAAGTAAAGATAAATTCAGTCAAAGGTGAGGCAATTTTACAAAAGCCTATGGGAAATTACATTACAATTGAGGCTGATGGGTTGCGTGATGAGGACTTTGAAGTACAAGAAAAGGTCTCAAAGATATTAGCTGATGAGTTAGAAAGCTTAATGAAGCTTTCTCAAAAAAGTACAATACTTGTTGTAGGTCTTGGCAACTGGAATGTAACACCTGATTCGCTGGGGCCTAAGGTTGTCTCAAAGGTTTTGATTACCCGCCATTTATTTGAATTTGTTCCTGAAAGGGTACAAGATAGACGCATCCGGTCTGTGTGTGCAATCTCACCTAGTGTTTTGGGTATTACTGGTATTGAAACAAGCGAGATAATTCAGGAAATTGTTCAAAAAGTTTATCCTGATTTGATTATTGCAATCGATGCTTTAGCTTCCCGCAGGCTTGAGAGAATCTCAACAGCAATTTAGATAGCGGAAACAGGAATTTTTCCAGGAGCTGGAATTGGGAATGAAAGAAAAGGTATTACACAGCAAACGATTGGAGTGCCGGTTGTTGCTATAGGTGTACCAATGGTGGTTGATGCTGCAATCATTGCAAATGACGCAATAGACCTTTTACTTGAAAGACTTAAAAGTGAAATAGAGAAATCTTCACCCTTGTACCAGCTTCTTGAGAGTATACCTGATGAAGATAGGTTTAATCTAATCAAAGAAGTTATATTTCCCTATTATGGCAATTTATTTGTCACACCAAAAGACATAGATAGAATTGTTGAGAATCTCTCAACAGTGATTGCTGATGGCATCAATATGGCGATTCATCCCAAGGTCAAAGAAAATGACCAGTTTAGATATGTGAACTGAGTTTTTTACCGAGAGAGAATAAATTCTTTTTTATGTGAATAGAGATTTTACAAGAAAGCTTTTACTGGTCTTGCTTTTGAGGGAGATATGTGTAAATGGTGAAGGTTATTGATTTGAAAAGATTTGGGTGTGTTGTAATGATTGGTGTATTAATAGTTGTAGAGCTTTTGGTAAATAGATTTGTGTTTTCAAACAAGAGTGTGATAAGTCTTTGTTTTCAATATTCAAAAGAACTTATCTCTTTTAACGCACCTTTTTTAGCGAATAAGGGGAACCTCAATAATCTTCTCAAAATAGAAAATTTAATAAGATTTTTTCATCCAATCTTTGCAACATATTGTGTTCAAACACTTGAAGAACAAAACTTGTATGAAGATAATGCAGTTGTAATCATTTATGACCAGAAGAAAGAACATTACGACAGCGAATCTAAACAAGATCAGATTTATGAAAATATTGAATTTCAAAAGTATCTAAACAATATTCAGTCTAATTCTTCTTTTTTCTACAACATTGAGATTATGAATCAAACAGGTTATAAAATAGACATTGCTATGGCACTCAGTACAAAGTTTAAGATTTACAATGGCAAAAGGCCTTCTATTCTCATCTATCACACGCATACAACCGAAAGTTATGAAAATCATTCGAAGAAGTTTGTTTATACCTCAGGTACAAGCGATAGAACCTTAGATTTCAATTACAATGTTGTAAGGGTGGGAGAAGAACTTAAAAGGATTCTTGAAAGGAGTATGGATACAAGGTGTATCACAGCAAAGATATAAACGACTATCCCGATATAAAGGGTCTTATGCAAGGTCATTGAAGGTAATTGAAAAATGTAAAAAAGATTATCCTGATATAAAAGTTTTTATAGATACAAACAGAGACGCAATAGGAGATGGCTCAAAAAAGATAAAAGTTTCAACAGTTGCATTTGGGCAGCAGATTGCAAAGGTTATGCTTGTTGTTGGAACAGACAAGCTGGGGCTTTATCATCCTTTTTGGCGTGAAAATTTAACCTTTGCACTTCACCTACAAAAAAATCTTATAAAGATTTGCCCGCAAATTACAAAACCTATAAATATTTCAGCAGCAAGGTACAACCAGCACATATCACCATATGCATTGATAATTGAGATTGGAACCAATGGCAATACACTTGATGAGGCATTAAAAAGCTGCCATATTGTTGCAAAGGCTTTAGATGATGCTATTATGGGAAGGTGAAAGTTTTTGAGAAAAAGCAGATACAAAAGATATCTTAAGTATAAGTCCTATGTTAGAATAACAAGAGGAGGTATGCTGCTGCTTTTATTAATTTTTCTTATTCTTTTTTTGACAGTGGAATTTCGCAAGCAAATTTTCTTACCAGAAGATAGGTATATGTTCAAGGTTCTCCCAGGTTACGATAAGACCACCTTTAAGTTGTACGATGGTAAGATTGTATTGAGAATTGATAAAGCACTTATAAATAACCTATACAAGAGTGTAAATTATCTCTATTTTAAATCACGAGGTTATATATTCTATTCTCCCTCTGGTTGGTAATAATTGTCTTGTATTTGACATATTATTTTACTATAAATTAAAGACCCAAGCAAAGAATGAGAAAATGAAAAAAAGATTAAACTGTTATTTTTGTTTATTTTAATACTTTATTTGCTAAGTATTACTTTTGGTGTAAATTTTTATTTTTTACTGAGCAAAGAACAAAAAAGCCAACTCAAAGATTTTGTAATCCTTTTAATAAACAATGCAAAAAATGCTAATAATCAATATTGGAATAATGTAGTCTTTTTTTCTATATTTTCTATTTTATCATACCTTACAATATGGGGGCTTTCAAATCTCAACAAGTACTTGCAAGTTTTAAATATTGGAGTTATTGTTTTGAAAGGGTTTGTATTTGGGCTAACAACAGCCATTTTTTTTCGGCGTTTATGGTTTTCGTGCAATGGCATTTTTTTTTGTCTATCTATTATTAAGAGAATTGATTGTTTTATTACTTTTGATTATACTTATTTTGTACTCATTTACCAACTTTGTAGCTAAGGAAAGGTCGTTTAGATTTGAAAGAAAATTAAATCTCATAATAGGATTGGTAGTAACAGTGTTGATGTGCGGAATAGTAATAATTGGCTCTATAGTGTCAAGATTTGCATGTACTTTAATTTGAGGTTTTACAAGAGTAATTTGTGGAATCTATAAGAAGAGGGGATTTGAATATAGATGAATGTAGTAGAAGTTTTTCACCAGCATTTATGTCAAAAGCAGAGGTTTTCACAAAATACAGTAATGTCTTATTTAAGAGATGTAAAGAAATACATAGAGTTTTTAGATAGTATTGGGATAAAAATTGAGAATACTTCTCAGGCTACCATTATCACATATATTATCAATATGCAAAAGAGTGGAAAGTCAAACAGCACGATAGCAAGATCAATTGTTTCGCTAAAAGTGTTCTATGAGTTTCTAAAAGACCAAAACATAGTAGACATAGGGAAGATAGAGATTGACCCACCCAAACTTGAAAAAACACCTCCACAAATCTTAACCAAAGATGAGGTAGAAAAACTTTTAAGTTGTCCTAAAGAAGATGACATAAAAGGCATTAGAGACAAGGCAATGCTTGAGTTGTTGTATGCAACAGGCATCAGGGTAAGTGAGCTAATTAATCTTAATCTTTCAGACATCAATCTTGAGCATGGCTACATTATATGTAGAAATAAAAAAAGAGACAGGGTTATTCCAATCGGCACTTATGCAATTGAGGCGGTGGAGAAATATTTAAAGCATTCAAGACCATATCTTGCAAGAAATAAAGAACAAGAGGCTCTTTTTTTAAATTTCAATGGATCAAGAATGACAAGACAAGGTTTTTGGAAGATTGTAAAATTCTATGCTGCAATTGCTGGGATAAACAAAGAAATAACCCCACACATATTAAGACACTCTTTTGCAACACACCTAATTGAAAATGGAGCAGATGTTAGAGCTGTCCAGCAGATGCTTGGGCATGCTGATATTTCAACTACGCAGCGATACCTTCAGATAGCAAATGTTAAGTTAAAAGAGGTTTATCAAAAAGCGCATCCACGTGCGTAAGGTCTGTAGCTGAGTATAAAAAATGCAATATTGATCATGAAAGTTAGCAAGGTTATGCCTTGCTTTTTATCTTTATAAAGTAGTTTTGGACAAGGAGATGAAAGGGATTGAAAAATTTAAGGTTTTATATTGCTATTTTTGCAGGAAATACAGTGAGATTTTTACTAAAGCTCTTAAGAAAAGATGCCACAAGCGCACCTGGTAAGATTGCCTTGAGAATCTGTCCGGATATCTTAAAAGAGATTGATAGAAGATGTAAATTGAAAATCTTTGTATCTGGTACAAATGGGAAAACTACAACTAATAATTTAATACATTGGCTAATAAATAGTGATAAAGTTGTCCTTTCTAACCTAAAAGGTTCTAATATGGCAAATGGACTTGTGGGAGCTTTTTTAAATAATCTTAAAGAAAGTTATGACATAGGATGCTTTGAGATTGACGAAGGGTCGTTGCCAAGGGTTACTAAGCATTTAAAACCTGACATTTTTGTAACCACAAACATTTTCAGAGATCAGCTTGACAGGTATGGCGAGCTTGACAAAGTAAAAGAGCTTATCTTGGGGCATATAAAT is drawn from Caldicellulosiruptor naganoensis and contains these coding sequences:
- a CDS encoding PepSY1/2 domain-containing protein, which encodes MLAVEAGFKDYPTLIYDGPFSDHIARQVPRGLPDNIINRDEAKKIALDFLNIKKADVISYLGLSGDRIKTFNFEIIPDRRARDRTITIAISKKGGKVIWMIDNKATSVAKIGVSKAKENVLKFLKSKGFTNMVDTFYLKQDNTALINYIYQQNGVKIYSDMVKVRIALDTGQVVGFDATAYYMSHTNRKIPKPAITEAQARRLMSRNFDVQSVSLSIIPLESGREVFTYEFMEKYDRKYFAEYINAITGREENILEIIKDPNGILSM
- a CDS encoding small, acid-soluble spore protein, alpha/beta type produces the protein MARQKIMSEELKMEIARELGVYDVVAKYGWGEVKSRDCGNIVRKAIEMAEKALKERQ
- a CDS encoding stage II sporulation protein P — its product is MVKVIDLKRFGCVVMIGVLIVVELLVNRFVFSNKSVISLCFQYSKELISFNAPFLANKGNLNNLLKIENLIRFFHPIFATYCVQTLEEQNLYEDNAVVIIYDQKKEHYDSESKQDQIYENIEFQKYLNNIQSNSSFFYNIEIMNQTGYKIDIAMALSTKFKIYNGKRPSILIYHTHTTESYENHSKKFVYTSGTSDRTLDFNYNVVRVGEELKRILERSMDTRCITAKI
- a CDS encoding stage II sporulation protein P, encoding MKVIEKCKKDYPDIKVFIDTNRDAIGDGSKKIKVSTVAFGQQIAKVMLVVGTDKLGLYHPFWRENLTFALHLQKNLIKICPQITKPINISAARYNQHISPYALIIEIGTNGNTLDEALKSCHIVAKALDDAIMGR
- the xerD gene encoding site-specific tyrosine recombinase XerD — translated: MNVVEVFHQHLCQKQRFSQNTVMSYLRDVKKYIEFLDSIGIKIENTSQATIITYIINMQKSGKSNSTIARSIVSLKVFYEFLKDQNIVDIGKIEIDPPKLEKTPPQILTKDEVEKLLSCPKEDDIKGIRDKAMLELLYATGIRVSELINLNLSDINLEHGYIICRNKKRDRVIPIGTYAIEAVEKYLKHSRPYLARNKEQEALFLNFNGSRMTRQGFWKIVKFYAAIAGINKEITPHILRHSFATHLIENGADVRAVQQMLGHADISTTQRYLQIANVKLKEVYQKAHPRA